The Gemmatimonadota bacterium nucleotide sequence GGACGACGAACCGCTTCCGGGCCGCGAAGAACCGGACCGTGCGTTCCTTCAGGGGAACGTCCGACGATTCGCGGATCGCCCGGTATTCCGCCGGATCCAGCCGGTGGTCGACGGGCAGGCCGGCGTTCTCGACACACCAGGCCATCAGGTTGATCGCGTCGCCGGCTGGCTGGACGTGGAACCGGTTGGTCACGAAGAGCGCCGCCGCGTTGCCGGGCAGATCGTCCGGAGAAGTGGCCAGTCCGCCCGTGACCGCATTGTAGGCCGTGATCGACATCTCCACGACGGAATTCAGCAGGACGCCGTCGAAATCGAAAATGAGCATGGACCCGTTGTCGGGGGCCTGCTGTAGACGCGTCACGGCCGCTGCACCCCCTGGGCTTCGACGTAGAGGGCGTACAGCGACTGACTGGCGGCCATGAACAGCCGGTTCTTCTTCACGCCGCCGAAGCACAGGTTGGCGCAGGGCTCCGGCAGGTGGATCATCCCAAGCCGGTCGCCTTCCGGGGAGAAGCAGACCACGCCGTTCGTGTCCGGTCCGCCCCAGCCGGAGGCGGCCCACAGATTGCCGTCCACGTCGGTCCGGACGCCGTCGGAGGAAGCTGGTTTCATGTCGGTGAATATGCGGGAGCTTGTGGCGCGGGTACCCGAAATGTCCAGTACCCGGATATGGGCGGGTCCGTCGGGGTCGTGGGAAGCGCCTGTATCTACAACGTATAGACGTGATTCGTCGGGCGAGAAGCAGAGCCCGTTGGGACGCATGAAGTCATCGGCGATGACGGTCGCGCCGCCCGTGAACGGGTCCAGTCGATACACGCGGGTGGGCTGTTCGAATTCGGCCTTGTGCCCTTCGTAGTTCATCAGGATGCCGTACCCCGGGTCGGTGAACCAGACCGAGCCGTCGGAGTGCACCGCCACGTCGTTCGGCGCGTTGAGCCGCTTGCCGTCGAACCGGTCGATCAGCACGGTGATCGTCCCGTCGTGATCCGTGCGCGTCACCCGCCGGGTGTCGTGCTCGCAGGAGATCAGCCGCCCCTCGCGGTCCCGCGTGTTGCCGTTGGTGTTGTTGGACGGCTTGCGGAAGACGGACACCGCGCCGGTCTCTTCGTCCCAGCGCAGCAAGCGGTTGTTGGGGATGTCGCTCCATACCAGGCATCGGGCGTCGCCGATCCATACGGGGCCTTCCGACCACCGCGTCCCGGTGAACAACCGCTCGATCCCCGCCGTGTGCAGCACGTAGGGTTTGAACCGGTCGTCGATGATCTCGACATCGGGATCGGGATAGCTCACGAGACCCCGGTCCCAATCCCTGCCATGGTCGTTCATATCCGCTCCGTGATGAGGCGTGTCGTATCCATCCGGTCGGCATCAATGCAACGGCTCAAGATATGGTGCAGACAGCCCGCGGACAAGCGAGAAATAGGCTGGCGTCCATGTCGCGGACGGCCCGTGGACAAGCGGGAAACAGGCTGGCGTCAGGTCCCGCGGGTGTCCCCGTAGAGGTCGATATGAACCCGCGGGCAGTACCGGAAGCCGCGGGATTTGCAGGCCTCGGCGACCCACGCGCCGCGGCTGCTCAACTCCCCGGCCGTCCGCCCCTGGGGCATGAGGAGCACCCGGTTCCGGTCCACGTCGTCCAGGTCCGCGAGTAGTGATTCGACTTCGTCCAGGTCTTCCTGGCGGTCGACCACGAACTTCAACTGATAGGGGTAGGCCGCCATGAACCGACCGAGGACGGGCAGGTTGATCCGCAGTTTTACGTGGTTCGGGGCATACTTCCCATCTTCTTCGATCCAGGGCGTTGAATTGGACAGCTTGGGGCTGAGGGAGGCCAGGTCGCAGCGCAGGTCGGCGTACACGGTGCCGGCCGTCTCGATGGTGACGTGATATCCCTCGTCGCAAAGTCTCTCGGTCAGTTCGGGCAGATCCTTCATGAGAAGCGGTTCGCCGCCCGTGATCACCGCGTGACGGGAGGGAAAACCGGCGATATCCACCATGATCTCGTCCACGGACCGCTCCACGCCTTCGGGCGACCACGACGTGTACGGCGTGTCGCACCAGCGGCACCGCAGGTTGCATCCCGAAGTACGGATGAAGACGGAGGGGACGCCGGTCAGCAGGCCCTCGCCCTGAATGGAATGAAAGATCTCGGAAATGTACATGGTCTGTATGCCGCGTCCTAACGCCGCCCCGTGCCTGTACGTCGCCCCGTGCTTGACACCCCTTTCTATCGGGAATATATAAAGCGTGGACCGGTTTTCAAAGTGCCGCGAAGGACCCGCGGCCGACTCGCGACGACACCGCGACGGGCGCATTGAAAGATCCGCGGTAGCCCGCGACGGGACTGAGACGGTCCGCGACGGGCGCCATGCCCAAGTAAAGTATCGTACAAAGTAATAGTGACAGGAGTCAGCCGATGGAAGGCCCGAGGGGATTGAAGGCGACGGAGTTCGATTCGCTCTGCACCCTGATCAATACCGTCTTCCGCGGCGACGGCGTGGGACGCATGGAGGCGCAGTATCCGTTGCTTTTTACGCCGGAGAACTACGATGAACTATTCGTCATAGTCGACGAGGGCGTTGTGGTCTCCCATGTGGGCGCGTTGACGCGGGACATCTCTGTGCTCGGATGCCGGATGTCCACGATGAGCATCGGCGCGGTGGCGACCTATGAATCCCATCGGGGACGGGGACTGGCGACGCAGTTGATGGAGGAGGCGGTCCGGAAGGCCGTCGCACAGGACGCCGTGCTCATGCCCATATCGGGAGGCAGGGGGCTTTATACGCGCCTCGGTGCGAAGCGCATCGGGCAGTACGCCCTTTATACCGTTCCCCGGGACACGCTGCCCATCGGCGATGGCCCGGGTGATGGCCCGGGCGCGGGCGAAACGGGCGCGGATGAAACGGCCGTGGGCGAAACGGACATCCAACGAGCGGGCCCCGAGGACCTGCACGAAATGACCCGGTTGTACGCGGAAGAGCCCAGCCGATACGTGCGATCGACGGCCGATCTGCGGATGGCGGTCGACGCCGCATGGATCTGCGACCGCGACGGGGAGACCGTGGCGATCCGCGAGGAAGGGCGTCTGATGGCCTACGCGGGCATCCAGAAACGCCGGCCCGACCGGGAAGACGAAGCCCGCAGGGCCAGGCTGGCCGAGATCGCGGGCTCGCGGTCCGCACTGTTGCGCGCGCTGCCTTGCCTGTACGACCGCTACGATGTGGATTACCTCGAAATCGTGACCACGGCGTCAGACATCGAACTGGCCTTCCTGCTCCGGCCCCACGGCGTGATCGCGGTGCCCCAGGGATTCACGGGTACGGTGCTTGTCCTTCAACCGGAACGGCTGCTGCAGGTATTCGAGGATTACATCGCGGATGTGCTGGGCCCGGACGTATTGACGTGGGACGCCGTAGCGGACTCGGTGGTATTTCGATGCGGAGGCAAGTACCATGCCGTCGCCACAAGCGACCTTGGCGCCCTCGTCTTCGGCGTGTTACCGCCCGATGAGGATCCCATCGAGACGATTCCGCCTGGCCTGCTCAGGACCGCGCTGGAGAGTGTATTCCCCGTCCAGCTACCATGGTACGGCTTCAATTTCGTCTGACGGGGCGCGCAGTACGGTGCGCGCTTATCTACTGCCCGCGTCGGGTGGTGCTCGACCATCGCCGGACCGCTTTTTCCGCGCCGCCCTCACCGCCGCCCTCACCGCCGCCCTCACCGCCAGCCCGGGGACCCATCACTCCAGCAGCTTCATCTTCAGGTGGGTAGGCGCGCTCCGAGAGAAGTACACCCGGTGCGTGGCCGTCTGGTAGTCCTCTTCTTTTGCTTCGTAGATACTCGGTACCCAGGTCTGGGGATTGCGGTCCACCATGGGGAACCAGCTGCTCTGCACCTGCACCATCATGCGGTGCCCCGCCTTGAAGGTGTGGGCGACGTCCTGCATGTCGAATACGATACGCGTGACGCTGCCCGGCCGCATGGGCTCGGGATGGGTGAAACTGTTTCGGTACCGGCCCCGCATGACCTCGCCCCGCACCATGAGCTGGAAACCTCCCATCTTCACATTCATGGGGTTCTCGCCCACGTAGCTCGCCGTATCGGGATATACGTCGATCAGCTTGACGACGAAATCCGCGTCCTCCCCCGTCGTGGTCACGTACAGGTTGGCGAACAGATCGCCCGTCACGGTGACGTCCTCCTCCAGCACATCGGACTCGAAGACCAGCACGTCGGTCCGTGTTGCGGCGAACCGCTGGTCCTGGATGAGGTACCGGTCGTCGCGGTTGATGACGACCTGGGAGGTGTGGGGCACGGGTTTCGCGGGATCGCTGACGTATTCGGCGTGGTCGTCCGCGCCCATCGGCCGGTCGAAGGACAGGCCGCCGCCGGGCGCCAGGTAGAGGTTCGCTTCGCGTGCCTCCCGGGGCGGCCAGCGGTCGAAGGCGTGCCACTCGTTCGAACCCGTGACGAAGATGCTGGCTTCAGGCAGCTGCGGATCGAGACCGTCCTTCAGATAGTGGTTGAAGATGGGCAGTTCGATGGCTTCCCGGTAGTGCGCCGCCGTGGGCTGTTCGAAATAGATGTCCTGGTACCGCAGGCCGCTGCCCCGCGCCCACCCGCCGTGCCACCACGGACCCATGACGAGGTGGTTCACGAGGCCCGGGTTGTTGTTTTCCACGGCGGCGTACGTCTTCAGCGGGCCGTACAGGTCCTGGGCGTCGAAGAACCCGCCCACCACGAGCACCGCCGGCTTCACGTCTTTCAGGTGGGGCAGCGGCGTGCGGGCCTGCCAGAATTCGTCGTAGTCCGGATGCTCCATCATGGCGTTCCAGATCTTGTTCTCCCCGTGCAGGTATTTCTCGTTTATGTTGGACAGGGGCCCGAGATCCAGGTACCACTGGTAGCCGTCCGGCGTGCCGTAATCGCGGAACCCCGTGGCCCGCCGGGTCGTGGGCGCGGGACGCGGCTGGCCGTAGAAGGACAGGAAACTGAAGCTGGCCTGCAGCTGGAACGCGCCGTTGTGGTGGCGGTCGTCGCCGATCCACCAGTCGGTCACCGGCGCCTGGGGCGAAACGATCTTCACGGCGGGATGGGCGTCGATCAGGGCGTGGGTGGCGTAGAAACCCGGCGCCGATATGCCCCAAACGCCCACGCGGCCGTTGTGATTGGGCACGTTTTCAAGCAGCCAGGAGACCGTATCGTAGGTATCGGTGCTCTCGTCGATGTCGGCGTCCGACGTCTTGTCCGGGTTATGAGGGCGCACGGCCTCGAATTCCCCTTCCGACATCATGCGGCCGCGCACGTCCTGGTAGACGATGATGTACCCGTCGCGTGCGAACAGCATGGACGGGCCGATCTGCGTCCTGTACGCCGCCCCGTAGGGCGCCACGCTGTAGGGCGTGCGCTGCAGCAGGATGGGATAGGTCCGTGCATCGTCCTTCGGCACGTAGATGGAAGTGAACAGCCTCGCCCCGTCGCGCATAGGCACGTAGCGCTCCATCTTGTCATAGTGCTCCACGATGTACCGTGCGTCGGCGTTGGACTGGCCGAGGACCGTTGCGGGCAGAAGGAGAAGGATCAGCATCCCGAAGAGTAAGACGGGACAGGGTACGGTTTTCATGAGGAAAACTCCTGCAGAAATCATGAAATCAGTTAAACTGGGACACCGGGAATATGGACGGTTTCGGCGGGAAGATCAAGGACGGCCCTTGTCCGTCAGCCGCTCGTAGGCGTCCACGACCTCGATGAAGGCGTCGTGGTCGCCGCCGTGGTCGGGGTGGTGGACCTGGGCCAGTTCCCGGTACCGCCGCTTGATGTCCTGGAAAGTCGCGTAGGGCGGCAAGCCGAGGAGGGACAGCAGTCCCGGGTCGTAGGCGTCGGCCATGGAAAGGCCGTGTTCCTTGAAATACTGGAAGTAAACGCGGTAGAAGAAGCCCTCGTAGACCTTCTTGATCTCCTCGTGATCCATATTCGCCAGCCGGTTCAGGGAATAGGCTACCCGGCCATCGTCCGCGGTCCGCGTGGAGAAGAATGCATCCCAGACCAGCGCCTGGTGTTCCTCCCGCGGGCGGGTCCTGAACCGGATGCGGCACTCGGTCTGCTTGAGCTGACGCAGCTTGCGTTTCAGCTGGGGAATGGTCATGGCGTGGTCCGGGAATGAACGCTGCGACAGGCGCGAAAGGGGTCAGGTGTGTGTTAATTCAACATGGACGGCAGGCTTTCGATCGACTCCGCCCGGGGCAGGGGATGATCCCAGGGCCATGCCACTTCCTGCCGCAGATACCAGGCCGCCTGGATCGCCGTCATACCGGCGGCTGCCGCGCCGCGCAGTTCGTCAAAGCCACCATCTCCGACGAAATATGCATCGGACGGCCGGACACCCATGCGCGCGCAGGCGAGATCGTAGATCTTCCTGTCCGGTTTCATCATTCCGACTTCACAGGAGAAAACGACTTCGTCCACGTGATCCCGAAGCGGACAGGCGTTCCATGCCAGCGCTTCCCAGGGCATGGCGTTGCTGATGATTCCGATGCCGAGCCCGCGGGCCCTGACGTTGTCCAGCATCTCCAACACTCCGGGATCCACTTCGGATATGACCCGGCTCTTCCACTGTTCGTACTCCCGGGCGATTTCGCCAAGTCTCCGGTCCGAGACCGGCGAGCCGACTTCATCCCGCATGTGCAGGAACTTGGCGAGGCAGTTCGAAAACTCGCCGGTCATCACACGCTCGCCGAAATCCTCCCACCACTGCACCACCCGGTCCCGCGAGGTGCGCAGTTTCACGTAGTTCGGGGATCTCGACTGGAAAGCGCTTTTTGTCTTCTCGGTGATCAGCGTTTCGAATAAATCGAAGAAAACGACTTTCATCGCACCTCGTTTTCAGGTGATCTATCAGGTGATCCCGAACTCCTGTATGGACTGGATGGCGGACATGTCGTGCACGCCGCTGTCGTCGAGGGACACGTTGGACTGCAGTTCCAGGACGGCGTCCCGGTGCAGCGCCTCGATGGTGGCGCATCCCGCCGTGGCCATGCCCGACTTGAGCATCTGTATGACGATGGGCAGTTTGTCGTAGACCGACCCCGCGTGGGGCACCTGGCCCACGATGCCTTCCTCGAAAAAGGTGCTGGCGAGCTGCGCGTAGCGCCGGTTGTTGAAGGCTTTCCGGCTGCCTTCCATCCAGTATTCCTTGACCAGGTCCCCGGCCGCGTTGCGGACCAGTTCGCCGTGGCTCTCGGTGAACCGCGCCAGGAGATTGCCCATCATGAGCGTGTCGGCGCCCAGCGACAGCGCGACGAGCATGTCCGCGGGACCCTGGATGCTGCCGTCCGCCACGAGGGGCAGATAGTCGCCCGAGTTCTCTGCCCACGCGTCGCGGGCCGCGGCGACTTCCTGTATGGAGGTGGCCTGGCCGCGGCCGGTGGCCTTCACCATCTGCGTCGTGCAGCCCGATGCGATGCCCATGCCGATCTTGACGGCGTCCGCGCCGCTGGCGGCCAGGTAGTCGAACCCCTCCCGCGTCACCACGTTCCCGGCGATCACCGGGATGTCGTAGTGGGACTTGATCCATTTCAAAGTCTCGCCCTGGTACTCGGTATGGCCGTCGGAGGCGTCGATGACGATCACGTCGGCCTGGTGCTCGACCAGTGCCTCCACCCGTTCCCTGTCCTCGGGATGGGTCGATACGGCGGCGCCGACCACGAGGCGCTTCTGGGCGTCTTCCGTGGAATGGGGATGGCGGATATGCTTGTCGAGGTCCCGCTTGAACACCACCGACACCAGCGTCCCTTCGGAGGAAACCATGGGCAGAAACCCGCGGCCGTACTCGATCATCCGCGTGTTCGCCGTCTTCAGGTCGTCCTCCTCGGCGCCGGTCTGCACGTCGGTCTTCATGCGGTCGCCCACCCGGAGACCATGATCGTACCGCTCGTCGAAGTCCTTGTCCGTGATCACGCCCACCAGCTTGCCGTGGAAGACGCCGGTATCCGTCACCGGGAAGGTGTGGTAGCCGGTATCGTTCATGATGCCGATCACCTCGCCGATGGACTGTTCCGGCGACAGCGTGACGATATCGGTCTGAAACCCGGCCTTGAACCGCTTCACCGCGTCGATCTTTCCGCACTGTTCCTCGATGGTCTGGCTCACGGCGAACACGCCCATGCCGCCCAGCTGGGCCATGGCGATGGCCATCTCCACGCTGGTGACCGCCTGCATGGCCGCGCTGAGGAAAGGCGT carries:
- a CDS encoding SMP-30/gluconolactonase/LRE family protein, which produces MNDHGRDWDRGLVSYPDPDVEIIDDRFKPYVLHTAGIERLFTGTRWSEGPVWIGDARCLVWSDIPNNRLLRWDEETGAVSVFRKPSNNTNGNTRDREGRLISCEHDTRRVTRTDHDGTITVLIDRFDGKRLNAPNDVAVHSDGSVWFTDPGYGILMNYEGHKAEFEQPTRVYRLDPFTGGATVIADDFMRPNGLCFSPDESRLYVVDTGASHDPDGPAHIRVLDISGTRATSSRIFTDMKPASSDGVRTDVDGNLWAASGWGGPDTNGVVCFSPEGDRLGMIHLPEPCANLCFGGVKKNRLFMAASQSLYALYVEAQGVQRP
- a CDS encoding 7-carboxy-7-deazaguanine synthase QueE codes for the protein MYISEIFHSIQGEGLLTGVPSVFIRTSGCNLRCRWCDTPYTSWSPEGVERSVDEIMVDIAGFPSRHAVITGGEPLLMKDLPELTERLCDEGYHVTIETAGTVYADLRCDLASLSPKLSNSTPWIEEDGKYAPNHVKLRINLPVLGRFMAAYPYQLKFVVDRQEDLDEVESLLADLDDVDRNRVLLMPQGRTAGELSSRGAWVAEACKSRGFRYCPRVHIDLYGDTRGT
- a CDS encoding GNAT family N-acetyltransferase yields the protein MEGPRGLKATEFDSLCTLINTVFRGDGVGRMEAQYPLLFTPENYDELFVIVDEGVVVSHVGALTRDISVLGCRMSTMSIGAVATYESHRGRGLATQLMEEAVRKAVAQDAVLMPISGGRGLYTRLGAKRIGQYALYTVPRDTLPIGDGPGDGPGAGETGADETAVGETDIQRAGPEDLHEMTRLYAEEPSRYVRSTADLRMAVDAAWICDRDGETVAIREEGRLMAYAGIQKRRPDREDEARRARLAEIAGSRSALLRALPCLYDRYDVDYLEIVTTASDIELAFLLRPHGVIAVPQGFTGTVLVLQPERLLQVFEDYIADVLGPDVLTWDAVADSVVFRCGGKYHAVATSDLGALVFGVLPPDEDPIETIPPGLLRTALESVFPVQLPWYGFNFV
- a CDS encoding CocE/NonD family hydrolase — protein: MKTVPCPVLLFGMLILLLLPATVLGQSNADARYIVEHYDKMERYVPMRDGARLFTSIYVPKDDARTYPILLQRTPYSVAPYGAAYRTQIGPSMLFARDGYIIVYQDVRGRMMSEGEFEAVRPHNPDKTSDADIDESTDTYDTVSWLLENVPNHNGRVGVWGISAPGFYATHALIDAHPAVKIVSPQAPVTDWWIGDDRHHNGAFQLQASFSFLSFYGQPRPAPTTRRATGFRDYGTPDGYQWYLDLGPLSNINEKYLHGENKIWNAMMEHPDYDEFWQARTPLPHLKDVKPAVLVVGGFFDAQDLYGPLKTYAAVENNNPGLVNHLVMGPWWHGGWARGSGLRYQDIYFEQPTAAHYREAIELPIFNHYLKDGLDPQLPEASIFVTGSNEWHAFDRWPPREAREANLYLAPGGGLSFDRPMGADDHAEYVSDPAKPVPHTSQVVINRDDRYLIQDQRFAATRTDVLVFESDVLEEDVTVTGDLFANLYVTTTGEDADFVVKLIDVYPDTASYVGENPMNVKMGGFQLMVRGEVMRGRYRNSFTHPEPMRPGSVTRIVFDMQDVAHTFKAGHRMMVQVQSSWFPMVDRNPQTWVPSIYEAKEEDYQTATHRVYFSRSAPTHLKMKLLE
- a CDS encoding J domain-containing protein encodes the protein MTIPQLKRKLRQLKQTECRIRFRTRPREEHQALVWDAFFSTRTADDGRVAYSLNRLANMDHEEIKKVYEGFFYRVYFQYFKEHGLSMADAYDPGLLSLLGLPPYATFQDIKRRYRELAQVHHPDHGGDHDAFIEVVDAYERLTDKGRP
- a CDS encoding HAD-IA family hydrolase — encoded protein: MKVVFFDLFETLITEKTKSAFQSRSPNYVKLRTSRDRVVQWWEDFGERVMTGEFSNCLAKFLHMRDEVGSPVSDRRLGEIAREYEQWKSRVISEVDPGVLEMLDNVRARGLGIGIISNAMPWEALAWNACPLRDHVDEVVFSCEVGMMKPDRKIYDLACARMGVRPSDAYFVGDGGFDELRGAAAAGMTAIQAAWYLRQEVAWPWDHPLPRAESIESLPSMLN
- a CDS encoding IMP dehydrogenase, which produces MAQIASTVSHSLKEYRLLPRLTQADANAQLASLETRLCRQGDGYLALRTPFLSAAMQAVTSVEMAIAMAQLGGMGVFAVSQTIEEQCGKIDAVKRFKAGFQTDIVTLSPEQSIGEVIGIMNDTGYHTFPVTDTGVFHGKLVGVITDKDFDERYDHGLRVGDRMKTDVQTGAEEDDLKTANTRMIEYGRGFLPMVSSEGTLVSVVFKRDLDKHIRHPHSTEDAQKRLVVGAAVSTHPEDRERVEALVEHQADVIVIDASDGHTEYQGETLKWIKSHYDIPVIAGNVVTREGFDYLAASGADAVKIGMGIASGCTTQMVKATGRGQATSIQEVAAARDAWAENSGDYLPLVADGSIQGPADMLVALSLGADTLMMGNLLARFTESHGELVRNAAGDLVKEYWMEGSRKAFNNRRYAQLASTFFEEGIVGQVPHAGSVYDKLPIVIQMLKSGMATAGCATIEALHRDAVLELQSNVSLDDSGVHDMSAIQSIQEFGIT